GTAGCACTTGTTAAAAAGACAAGTACCACCTATTAAAATAATAGGTATCACCTTTCAATTTAATACCCTGCACCTATTTGTTAATTAGGTAATACCTATTAAAAAGATAGGTATAGCCTGGTAAAATATTAGGTGGTACCTGTTTAAATGAGAGCAAGAAGCTAATAAATTAAAAGGTGGAAGGATAAAATTTATAGAGTGCATGCCTTATTGAATGATATAAACAAATGGCGTTGCTATAACAGCAATAAAATATATATAGTAGTAAGGATGGAATATTAAAAGGCTATATTTTTTAGGAAATACCATATAATAACATAAATTTATGTGTTGTCAATAACCCTATTGATATCTCAATTATTCATAGACAATTAGATATATTATAAAATGGAGAATTCAATTTTTAGATCGATCACACTTGGTATAGGTCAATTAATTTCACAAAAGAAAAGATTCGGCGTACCTCTTTATCAGAGAAGCTATTCTTGGGGAAATTCCGAGGTAGATCAGTTTGTTGATGATATTACAAATGCCATTACTGAAGAATATACAAATTACTTTCTTGGATCTGTTCTTTTGACTGAACCTCAAGATGGAGTATGGGGAATATTAGATGGACAGCAAAGGTTAACAACAGCAAGCATTGTTTATTCTACAATAAGAACTTTGTTAAGTGAAAAAAATCAACATGCTGATTCAGAACAAATAGCAAATGAGTTTTTGGCTGTGCGTGCTTTAGGAGGTGAATACTACCCAAGATTATTGCTAAACGAAGAAAACCAAAACGTTTATAGGGATGCTGTCATTAATCAAAGCTCAGAAAAGAATATTGAGTTTTTAAAAAAAACATATGATAAAAACAAATCAAATTTACTCATTCTTCAAGCTGTTTTCAATTGCAGACGTAAAATAGAAGAATGGATTTCTTTCGATCATGAAACAGCTGTTAGAAAACTTTACAAACTATCTGAATATTTAGAAAAAAGAGTTTTAGTTGTTGTAATCGAAGTTGCTAATGAATCAGACGCTTATATTGCCTTCGAGACTTTAAATACAAGGGGACAAGATCTTTCTGCTTTAGACTTAGTTAAAAATTATATTTTTAGCAATACACCTAAAAGCCACCATAATGAAATAAGGATTTTATGGAGTGAAATGAAAGAAAACATTGGGGAAAATGAGGCGGATGATTTCTTGCGAATTTTCTGGATGGGTAATTACGGACTTATTCAAAAATCCAGACTTTATTTTAACTTAAAAAGGAAATTTAATTCGGCCCCGCTTGTTTTAAAATTATTGAACGAGTTGTGTTCCGGATCTAAAATATATGCAGCGATTGAAGATCCTAAAAACCATTTTTGGCAAAACTATAGTGACTACACAAGACACCTAATCGAAACTCTAAAAATTCTGAACAGCAAACAGACTCGCCCAATAATTTTTGCATGCTGGAATGCAAAAAATATTGATTCTTCTTTAATGGAAAATGTTCTTTGGTATTTGGTTGTTTTAACAGTACGATTTCAAACTATAGGGAAAAAACGCCAAGGAATTTTGGAAAAGCAATGTGCAAAAATTGCACAGGATATTTCTAATGCTGAAAAAATTGACCTTTCGTTACTAAGGCAAGATATTGACAAGATTCTTCCTAACGACGAGGAATTTTTGGCAGACTTTAAAAGATACCAAGAGGTGAGCATGAAACGGGCATTATACATCTTAAGTGCTATCGAATATTCAAAAGTATATGATTATGAATATCGGAATTCTTGGCAATTTGTTGATAAGGCCTTGGATTCTAGTTCAAATATTTCGGTTAGTAATATTTTGCCCAGAAAGCTAAGTCCCTCTTGGTTAAATGTAATTAGTGAAGATGATATTGATAGCCTTGGTATCACATCAAACATTTCAAACTTTATACTAACAACAAGATCATTTAATATCAAGCAAAGCAACAAAGAATTCAGTCATTTAAAAGATTTATCAAGAGAAAGTGAATTTTGGACTACACGAGAAATAGCTGATTTTGATTCGTGGGAATTAGATAGCTTTTCAAAACGACAAGATCAATTAAGAAACGTAGCAGTTAAAACCTGGAAGCTTAATAAATAATATGGTAGTAACATTAGGAAATGGTATTCGTATTGAAGCTTCTGATGGAGAGCAATACAGAATAATTCAATTTTTAGGTGCTGGGGGTAATTGTCAAGTGTATTTGGCTATTTCTACAAAAGGGAAATGGCAAGGAATATTATTTGCCGTTAAATTCTTTTTTAAAATAGAAGACTCAGAGCGTTTGCAACAGTTTGAAAAGGAAAAAAAATTCCTTTTCTCAATTTCTCACCCTTCTATAATGAAAATATATTCGGAAGGGAGTTATTATCTTACTTCGCTAGACAAAAAAATTCCTTTTGTAGTATGTGATTATTTCCCAGACAGATTAGATTGGAAAATAAGAAACAAAAAGCTTAGGCATAGTGAAAAATTAATTTATATAACCCAGCTATTATCTGCTATAGATTTCTTAGAAAAAAATTCTCCAAAAATTGTTCATAGGGATATCAAGCCTCAAAATATCTTTATAAAGGGATATACTTGTGTTTTAGGAGACTTTGGACTTATGAAAGATCTTTCCGATGGTATATGCTCTGATGAAGAAGATCTGTTTAAAAAGAGTAAGGGAGTAGGGATGCCTCGTTCTTATCGTACCCCAGACTTAGTAAAATATGCAAAAAAAGAAAAGATCTTAACAACAGCTTCTGACGTTTTTCAACTTGGTCTTGTTGCGGCTGAGATGTTTACTGGAGCTAATCTACTTAAGCCAACAGAAAAAGATTTATTAGAGGATATAAATTTAGATCCTCTTCGAGATGTTATTGGCCAAGAAGGAAAACTTATAAAAGATCTGATTCAAAAAATGTTAGTTATTGAATCAACAAATCGAGGTAAAATTTCAGAATTACTCGATGGCTTTGATGGTGCTCTTCGTGCTACAACAACTAAACAAATCGAAATAGACGGTTTTGCGTTCTGAAGAACAATCTTTTAGGTCATTCTTACTTCTATTGAAATTTAAGATTTAACTCAACTAGTGCAAGTCTTCCGACAGGATGACTTGGTGCCGATTAATACTTCCAGACTCCGTCTGGCATTCAGAGCACGGAAAGATGGGCATTCCTCATCAGTAGACCACACGAATAAATCTCAACATTAGTTCTTAAATTCAACAAAGCTCTATCCGTTAGCTATAATTTTTTTAGACACTCTAATAATCATATCTAAACCAATATTCATAAAAACCACCTTAGCGGCTTTACAACATGAGTACATTACAAAAAATATTATTTCTAATAATTGTTTTTGCTCTTTTAATTATTTTCTTAGCAATTAGAAATTTCGTTATTCATCCTTATTACAATAAAAGCAACATTACATATGCTGAGAATAGTTTAACGCAAAATCGCCAGAAGTATAAAACGCTAATAAACTATATGGAGAGTTTGGTAAAAGAAGATTCAATCTTTCTATTTGAAAATGTTAAAGAAGGAGTGATTTTTTCTGTGTTAGACTCAAACAAAGCGAAAAGCCAAGACCACGATACTTTTAATAAAAAGAAACATTATGTAACTCCTTCCGAAATTGTTCAAATTTTCAAGGAACTTAAAATTGATTATTTAAGTGTTAACTATACAGGTGAATTTCATTGCATCAAAATTCATACTGACTTGATAAATTATTCTATGTCTGGCAAAAATGTAGATCTTTATTACTTTCCCGATAAATATAAGTTTGGCTTTTTTAATAAAGACAATAATGAAAGCATGATGTTAGCAGCTTGGAAAAATGAGGGTAATAAAGTTTGGCTTTATCAAATTGACAGCAATTGGGTTATTAAGTCGGAAAAATGAACACAGAATTAAAACTACCGTTAACATGACGTCCAACTGGCGTAAGTCTTCCGCGATGAACATTCCCATCGACGGACCATACGAATAAATCTCAATATTAGTTCTTAAATTCAACTTTATATTTTTCAATCCGCAACAGATATCTATTACTCATCAAGACAACATGAACCAGGAACTTTGGAATAAAATACTAGCATTTGACTTTGACGATCCACCTAGCGAGTATGGATTTTCCATAAGGCTTGCCAATGAAAACTTTTGGACGAAAGAGTTCACAGATCAAGCTATTGTAGAATATAAGAAGTTTATGTATTTGGCTGCCACTTCCGACTTTATGGTTTCACCATCAGAAATTATTGACCAGGTCTGGCATCAACATTTAATTTTCACACAATCCTACCAGGACTTCTGCAGCATTTTAGGAAAACAAATTCAGCATATTCCTTCAACGCATAACAAGGAAGAATTTGAAAAATTCAGGCAGGCAAAAGAGCGAACAATAAAATTTTATGAAAGAGATTTTGGCAAACAACCCAAAAACATTTGGGCATACAATGATATGTTTGAAAGCCTCAATTTGGAGAAAGCAAAATTCAAATTGAGATCATTTTTAATTTTCGGAATTTTTGCATTTATCTGTCTTACAGTTCCGGCTTATTTTTTATTAAGACCAATCTATGTACAAATAGATAACCCGTATTTTATTTGGGGGCTTATTTTGTTAGCAGTTGTTTCACTTTTGACACTTGAATTTTATAACAAAGCGAAATTTAAAAAGATTATTTCCGGCTTTGATGAAACATCGTTTATTTATACTCTTCAACCTTTTGAACTGGTTTATTTAAAAACGCAAAAGCTTGCCAGCGTAATAAATGGAACGGTTAATGAACTGGTTGAAAATGGCGCTATAAAAATAAATGCAGGCAATAGCATTGAGCTTGCAAAGAGCAATGCAACAGTCAATAATTCACAGCTACAGGTTACTTCTGTATTATCAGAACTGGGAGCCACGTTCTACCCCGCTCTTTTAAGAAAATTAGCGACAAAGCCTATTTTCGGAAATATTGTAAACAGTATGGACGCTTTTAGAAAATACTTTAACAAGTCTAAAAAATTTGCACTTCTATTCTATACAAACCTTTCAGTTTTTACACTACTTATATTATTATCCTTTACAAGAATTGTAACAGGGGTTTTAAGAGACAAACCGGTTACACAAATAGTAATGGTGACAGTTGTTTTAGTTGTTATTGCAATTGCTTTTTTATATCGTCTGACAATGCAAATTTCAACAACAATAATTCCTGACTTGTACAAAAATAAAATTTTACCATCCGGACAAATTGAAGATAATTGGCAATGGAAATATTTTTTATCAGGCACAACAGTTCTGGCAACTTCATTTGCGCCCCTGGTAAATTATATTGACAGAAAAAGTAATGATAGAGGAAACTGTGCAACTTCTTGTGGTAGTAGTTGTGGAGGAGGCGGAAGTTCTTGCAGTAGCTGTGGGGGCTGCGGTAGTCATTAAAACCTTTTAAGCCTAATTGCTCTGTTGCTGATGGTGTAAGTTAGAGTTGTAACTTATCTCAAAATAGTGCTGAAATAATTCCACACTTTCAAATTTCCTGCTTCATTTCCCATTCATTTACCCAGTAATTTTTTCGGCATGTTTTTATTATACTATAAGTAAACACATAATAAACATGGCAAAGAAAAAGTCCTCATCAAAGAAAGCCTCTCCTAAAAACCCGTTTTTACATAAAGTAGCTGCAGGCATTGGCACCATTGCCGGTGAAATAGCTGTAGGTAAAGATCATTTGGTAGAAATGGCAGGTAATGTTATCGACTCTGTAAAAGAAAAGATGCACATGAATGGCAACGGAACAACAACTGCAACAGAAGCAGTAAAAGAAGTTGCTAAAAAAGCAGCGCCTAAAAAAATAGCAAAGGCTGTTAGCAAAAAAGCTGCTGCACCGGTTAAAGCAGTTAAGTCTGCTGCTAAAAAAGTGGCAGCTAAAGTTGTTGCAATAGCGCCCAAAAAAGCTGCTGTAAAAAAACAAAGCAAGCCGGTTGCTAAAAAAGCTGCTTCAAAAAAGAGCAGTAAAAAAGTTGCACGAAAAAAGTAATTACTCAATACTATCAATAGTATATAGATTACCATTCATCTCAACAGTATCTCCCTTACTCGCCTGCATTAATTTACTACCCAACGGCGATTGAGGTGACAGTGCTATAATAGCAATTCCATCTATTTCCGCTTTTCCCAATGCAACGCTTATAAAAAAATAACCTTTATTGGTTTTAATAAGGCTGCCGTTTACAATAGTAGGTGCAGCTATTACCGGGTCTATTTTTTCAAGTGCCGATTTTTGTGCTACTATCTCCTGCAGGTGATTGCGGGTGTTTGCCTGTTCTATTTGCAACATAGCCAGGGCTGTTTCGTGCTTATCGCCGGCAGTGCTTTTGGTTTCGTTGGCGCCGCTTTCTTTTAGATCTGCCAGGGTTTGTTGCAGCAAAGCAATCTTATCATTTAACAACTGTAAATAGTGGTGATATGCTTTTTGTTTTAGTGTCAAGGCTGGAGCAATTTTTATATCTCAATATAAGTAATAAAGTAAATTTTAAATCACCGCTTTTAGACATGTTTCTCCTTCCACAAGGCTTCGATAAACTCAGCCTGGCATTCAAACATATCTAAAAGCTGCCAGTCTGAGCTTGTCGAAGACCATACTATTTTAACTTATCAAGGCATAAAATAAAAAAGCTGCAATCAACTTGCAGCTTCATAATACTATATCAGTAATCTTTTACTTACTTAAGTGCATGCTTCTTTCCTTATACAACGTGCGGAAATAAGGATCACGCAGGTCTTTAATAAAGCGGATCGCTTCACCGGTACTTTTCATTTCAGGACCTAGCTCTTTATTTACACCCGGAAATTTATTGAAAGAGAAAACAGGTTCTTTAATAGCAAAGCCTTTTAGCTTTTTCTCAAACTTAAAGTCTTTTAGTTTGGCAGCACCCAACATTATTTTAGTAGCAATATTCAAATACGGAATTTGATATGCCTTTGCAATGAACGGTGTAGTACGACTTGCACGTGGATTCGCTTCGATCACGTATACATTGCCATCTTTAATAGCAAACTGTATATTGATAAGTCCTTTGATACTTAATTTACGTGCGATCTTTTCAGCATACTCTTCCATCGTTTGTACGATCAACGGAGACAGATTGAACTGCGGCAACACTGCATTGCTATCGCCGCTATGGATACCTGCCGGTTCAATATGTTCCATCACACCCATGATGTGAAATTGATCGCCATCGAAAATAGCATCTATCTCAGCTTCCTGGCAACGATCTAAAAAGTGATCGATCAAGATCTTATTGCCGGGCAAATGTTTTATCAAACTTAAAATTCCTTTTTCCAGCTCTTCATCATTCAACACAATACGCATACGTTGTCCGCCAATTACATAACTCGGGCGGATCAACACAGGATAACCTACTTCTTTTGCTACTTCGATCGCATCATCGGTGTTGTAAGCTGTTCCGTATTTTGGATAAGGAATGCCTAACTCTTTTAAGGTATCACTAAAGCGACCACGATCTTCCGCAATGTCCATGCTGTCGAAAGAAGTACCGATTATTTTTATTCCTTTCTGATGTAATTTTTTTGCCAGCTTTAAAGCGGTTTGTCCGCCCAACTGTACGATCACACCTTCCGGTTTTTCATGTTCGATGATCTCCCACAAATGTTCCCAGAACACGGGTTCAAAATATAATTTATCGGCAATGTCAAAATCAGTAGAAACTGTTTCGGGGTTACAGTTTACCATAATGGCTTCGTAGCCGGCTTCTTTAACTGCTAATATGCCGTGTACGCAACAGTAATCAAATTCAATACCCTGACCAATCCTGTTAGGTCCGCTGCCAAGTACAATTATTTTTTTCTTATCGGAAACTTTGCTTTCGTTGCTAAGCAGGCTGTTTTCGTTAACAGGCTTATTTTCAAATGTTGAATAGAAGTAAGGTGTTTTTGCTTCAAACTCAGCGGCACAAGTATCTACCATTTTGTACACTCTCGTTAAGCCCATTTTCTTTCTTCTCTCGTAGATGTCTTCCGCATTTTCTTCTTTCATGATGCGAACTATCTGTTCATCGCTGAAGCCTAATAGTTTTGCTTCTTTTAAAAGATCATCCGGCAATGATTTCAGGTCGTATTTCGCAATTTCTTTTTCGCAGTTACAGATCTTTTGAATTTGGTAAATGAACCAACGGTCGATACCCGTGCTTTCACAAATACGTTTAACACTGGCACCTGCCATCAATGCATCTTTAATTCTAAAGATCCTGTCCCATTTGGGGATTTTAATATAATCGATCAATGCATCGGTATGCATCAGGCTTTGTCCGTAATAGCCCAAACCAACCGCTTCATTTTCCAAGCTCTGACAAGCTTTTTGTACTGCTTCTGCAAAGCTTCTTCCAATACCCATTACCTCTCCCACCGATTTCATTTGAAAACCTAAGGTATCATCAGCACCTTTGAATTTATCGAAGTTCCAACGTGGAATTTTTACAATTACGTAATCCAATGCCGGTTCAAAGTATGCTGAAGTTGATTGAGTGATCTGGTTCTTTAATTCATCGAGGTTATAACCAATTGCCAGCTTAGCAGCAATTTTTGCAATGGGATAACCCGTAGCCTTAGACGCCAATGCAGAAGAACGACTTACACGTGGATTGATTTCTACCACGATCAATTCTTCTGTTTGAGGATTCATGGCAAACTGCACATTACAACCGCCGGCAAAGTTGCCAAGGTTGCGCATCATGCTGATGGCAGTGTTACGCATTAGTTGAAATGCAGTATCGCTCAACGTCATGGCAGGAGCCACTGTTACGGAATCACCGGTGTGAACACCCATTGGGTCAAAGTTCTCAACGGTACATATGATAGCAACATTATCTGCGTTGTCTCTTAATAATTCCAATTCATATTCTTTCCAACCCAATACCGCTTTTTCTACCAACACTTCATGAATGGGACTTGCCGTTAACGCTCTGTTCAATGCTTCATCCAACTCTTCTTTTTTAAACACTACGCCGCCACCACTACCGCCTAAGGTAAAAGATGGACGCAACACCAACGGAAATCCTATGTCTTGTGCAAATTCTTTTCCTTCTAAAAATGAATTGGCAATATGTGCAGGACAAACCGGTATTCCCATTTCGATCATCCACAACCTGAATTTTTCCCTGTCTTCAGCTTTATCAATTGCTTTAATGTCTACACCGATCAGGCGTACATTGTTTTTTTCCCAAATGCCCAGTTCATCTACTTCTTTACAAAGATTTAAAGCTGTTTGTCCACCCATGGTAGGCAAAACGGCATCAATATCATTTTCTTCCAATATTTGTTCAATGCTCTCCACCGTTAATGGCAACAGGTAAACCTTGTCTGCCATCATCGGATCGGTCATAATGGTAGCCGGGTTACTGTTGATAAGAATGGTTTTAATGCCTTCTTCACGAATACTTCTGGAAGCTTGCGTACCGGAATAATCAAATTCGCAGGCTTGTCCTATAACAATTGGTCCGGAACCGATGATGAGAACTGACTTAATGGAGTTGTCTTTTGGCATTGAATGAGGATGTGTTATTCGGGGTGCAAAATTAGGGGTTACGGGGGAGAAATGAGGATTGAATTTTTACTTTTTTGGGACAGGCTGAAGTGCTGCTATTGGGCCCGGGTTGTGTCACTCACTTGAACGGGTTATCACTATTGAGCATAGAAAGATACGGGTATAAAAAATTTATAAAAATTCATCGAAATATAATTTTCCATTAAGAGCAAGGAAGTTATATTGTGTTAAATATCACCTTATTGTACCACCTTAAAACGCCTTTTTTCTTTCTTTATTTTTTATTGCCCTTCTTTTCCTTTGCGCAGGTACAAATTGATTCTA
The Ferruginibacter albus DNA segment above includes these coding regions:
- a CDS encoding DUF262 domain-containing protein, with amino-acid sequence MENSIFRSITLGIGQLISQKKRFGVPLYQRSYSWGNSEVDQFVDDITNAITEEYTNYFLGSVLLTEPQDGVWGILDGQQRLTTASIVYSTIRTLLSEKNQHADSEQIANEFLAVRALGGEYYPRLLLNEENQNVYRDAVINQSSEKNIEFLKKTYDKNKSNLLILQAVFNCRRKIEEWISFDHETAVRKLYKLSEYLEKRVLVVVIEVANESDAYIAFETLNTRGQDLSALDLVKNYIFSNTPKSHHNEIRILWSEMKENIGENEADDFLRIFWMGNYGLIQKSRLYFNLKRKFNSAPLVLKLLNELCSGSKIYAAIEDPKNHFWQNYSDYTRHLIETLKILNSKQTRPIIFACWNAKNIDSSLMENVLWYLVVLTVRFQTIGKKRQGILEKQCAKIAQDISNAEKIDLSLLRQDIDKILPNDEEFLADFKRYQEVSMKRALYILSAIEYSKVYDYEYRNSWQFVDKALDSSSNISVSNILPRKLSPSWLNVISEDDIDSLGITSNISNFILTTRSFNIKQSNKEFSHLKDLSRESEFWTTREIADFDSWELDSFSKRQDQLRNVAVKTWKLNK
- the carB gene encoding carbamoyl-phosphate synthase large subunit; this translates as MPKDNSIKSVLIIGSGPIVIGQACEFDYSGTQASRSIREEGIKTILINSNPATIMTDPMMADKVYLLPLTVESIEQILEENDIDAVLPTMGGQTALNLCKEVDELGIWEKNNVRLIGVDIKAIDKAEDREKFRLWMIEMGIPVCPAHIANSFLEGKEFAQDIGFPLVLRPSFTLGGSGGGVVFKKEELDEALNRALTASPIHEVLVEKAVLGWKEYELELLRDNADNVAIICTVENFDPMGVHTGDSVTVAPAMTLSDTAFQLMRNTAISMMRNLGNFAGGCNVQFAMNPQTEELIVVEINPRVSRSSALASKATGYPIAKIAAKLAIGYNLDELKNQITQSTSAYFEPALDYVIVKIPRWNFDKFKGADDTLGFQMKSVGEVMGIGRSFAEAVQKACQSLENEAVGLGYYGQSLMHTDALIDYIKIPKWDRIFRIKDALMAGASVKRICESTGIDRWFIYQIQKICNCEKEIAKYDLKSLPDDLLKEAKLLGFSDEQIVRIMKEENAEDIYERRKKMGLTRVYKMVDTCAAEFEAKTPYFYSTFENKPVNENSLLSNESKVSDKKKIIVLGSGPNRIGQGIEFDYCCVHGILAVKEAGYEAIMVNCNPETVSTDFDIADKLYFEPVFWEHLWEIIEHEKPEGVIVQLGGQTALKLAKKLHQKGIKIIGTSFDSMDIAEDRGRFSDTLKELGIPYPKYGTAYNTDDAIEVAKEVGYPVLIRPSYVIGGQRMRIVLNDEELEKGILSLIKHLPGNKILIDHFLDRCQEAEIDAIFDGDQFHIMGVMEHIEPAGIHSGDSNAVLPQFNLSPLIVQTMEEYAEKIARKLSIKGLINIQFAIKDGNVYVIEANPRASRTTPFIAKAYQIPYLNIATKIMLGAAKLKDFKFEKKLKGFAIKEPVFSFNKFPGVNKELGPEMKSTGEAIRFIKDLRDPYFRTLYKERSMHLSK
- a CDS encoding protein kinase domain-containing protein, which translates into the protein MVVTLGNGIRIEASDGEQYRIIQFLGAGGNCQVYLAISTKGKWQGILFAVKFFFKIEDSERLQQFEKEKKFLFSISHPSIMKIYSEGSYYLTSLDKKIPFVVCDYFPDRLDWKIRNKKLRHSEKLIYITQLLSAIDFLEKNSPKIVHRDIKPQNIFIKGYTCVLGDFGLMKDLSDGICSDEEDLFKKSKGVGMPRSYRTPDLVKYAKKEKILTTASDVFQLGLVAAEMFTGANLLKPTEKDLLEDINLDPLRDVIGQEGKLIKDLIQKMLVIESTNRGKISELLDGFDGALRATTTKQIEIDGFAF
- a CDS encoding glycine-rich domain-containing protein; amino-acid sequence: MNQELWNKILAFDFDDPPSEYGFSIRLANENFWTKEFTDQAIVEYKKFMYLAATSDFMVSPSEIIDQVWHQHLIFTQSYQDFCSILGKQIQHIPSTHNKEEFEKFRQAKERTIKFYERDFGKQPKNIWAYNDMFESLNLEKAKFKLRSFLIFGIFAFICLTVPAYFLLRPIYVQIDNPYFIWGLILLAVVSLLTLEFYNKAKFKKIISGFDETSFIYTLQPFELVYLKTQKLASVINGTVNELVENGAIKINAGNSIELAKSNATVNNSQLQVTSVLSELGATFYPALLRKLATKPIFGNIVNSMDAFRKYFNKSKKFALLFYTNLSVFTLLILLSFTRIVTGVLRDKPVTQIVMVTVVLVVIAIAFLYRLTMQISTTIIPDLYKNKILPSGQIEDNWQWKYFLSGTTVLATSFAPLVNYIDRKSNDRGNCATSCGSSCGGGGSSCSSCGGCGSH